The Glycine soja cultivar W05 chromosome 6, ASM419377v2, whole genome shotgun sequence genome has a window encoding:
- the LOC114415518 gene encoding transcription factor SPEECHLESS-like, protein MDDNSLCDIFDDKEFGSDHFGGDDLFAILESLESDFTTDFPPLINEEAVVAAAVSKDINNEDVSRLVSQKSTSSSAPLDSETELETSPKTKRQKLTPTTPEEANPDGQQKMSHITVERNRRKQMNEHLTVLRSLMPCFYVKRGDQASIIGGVVDYISELQQVLQALEAKKQRKVYCEVLSPRLVSSPRPSPLSPRKPPLSPRLNLPISPRTPQPGSPYRPRLHQQQHGYNNIISPTISNVSLDPSPTSSANSSINDNINELVANSKSPTADVEVKFSGPHVLLKTVSQRIPGQALKIITALEDLALEIVHVNINCAADDTMLNSFTIKIGIECQLSAEELAQQIQQTFY, encoded by the exons ATGGACGATAATAGCTTATGCGATATTTTCGACGACAAAGAGTTTGGGAGCGACCATTTTGGTGGGGATGATCTCTTCGCCATTTTGGAGAGCCTAGAATCGGACTTCACCACCGATTTCCCTCCTCTCATTAACGAAGAAGCTGTTGTTGCAGCAGCTGTCTCCAAAGACATTAATAACGAGGATGTCTCAAGATTGGTGTCTCAAAAGTCAACCTCTTCAAGTGCTCCACTAGATTCCGAAACTGAGCTTGAAACCTCTCCCAAAACCAAGAGACAGAAGCTTACTCCTACTACTCCTGAGGAAGCAAACCCAGATGGACAACAAAAGATGTCTCACATTACCGTTGAACGCAACAGGAGAAAGCAAATGAACGAACACTTGACCGTGTTGAGGTCGCTTATGCCTTGCTTTTATGTCAAAAGG GGAGATCAAGCATCGATAATTGGAGGAGTGGTTGATTACATCAGCGAGTTGCAGCAGGTGCTGCAAGCCCTGGAGGCCAAGAAGCAAAGAAAAGTCTACTGCGAAGTCCTGAGCCCTAGGCTTGTTTCAAGCCCAAGGCCTTCACCACTGAGTCCTAGGAAGCCCCCTTTAAGCCCGAGACTAAACTTGCCTATAAGCCCAAGAACTCCACAACCAGGAAGCCCTTACAGGCCAAGGCTGCATCAGCAGCAGCATGGCTACAACAACATCATTTCACCAACCATATCCAACGTCTCTCTCGACCCTTCTCCCACTTCTTCTGCCAACTCCTCCATCAACGATAACATCAACGAGCTTGTTGCAAACTCCAAGTCCCCCACTGCTGACGTGGAGGTCAAGTTTTCGGGTCCTCATGTTCTTCTCAAAACGGTGTCTCAACGAATTCCAGGGCAGGCTCTGAAGATTATAACGGCACTTGAAGATCTTGCGCTTGAAATCGTTCATGTCAACATTAACTGTGCTGCGGATGATACCATGCTAAACTCATTCACTATCAAG ATTGGAATTGAATGCCAACTCAGTGCCGAAGAACTCGCTCAACAAATCCAGCAAACATTCTACTAA
- the LOC114415519 gene encoding probable WRKY transcription factor 53, with product MDHMGDPKSIIHELLQGLELARQLQVHLHMPSSSQETRDLLIQKIISTFEKVLEMVKWKGPVPAGESSQHPLGAALIRMSDSPLSSEDSDRDLKDQDPNAFKKRNTLPRWTKQIRVTPGMGVEGPLDDGYSWRKYGQKDILGALYPRGYYRCTHRNVQGCMATKQVQRSDEDPTIFEITYRGKHTCTVAINVGSSSPIPLENQEPSLNNTNIPQHQHQQNILQSHEQQQNELLLSLRKGLRVQTENLDSPEQPLVPFRFPLSTNIKNESHVFPSPVLENFTSPSYVSPAASGIGHFSVSPSGVVNSFEGNPNLANSESQINDMIPATTTTSAAPNSSTVGLEFPFDQFEFDGQNFTFDNPRFFS from the exons ATGGACCACATGGGAGACCCGAAGAGCATCATACATGAGCTGCTACAAGGTTTAGAGTTGGCAAGGCAACTCCAAGTGCATCTCCACATGCCATCTTCGTCCCAAGAAACACGTGACCTATTGATCCAGAAGATCATATCAACATTCGAAAAGGTGCTTGAAATGGTAAAATGGAAAGGGCCAGTGCCAGCGGGTGAGTCATCACAACATCCCCTAGGGGCTGCATTAATCCGAATGTCAGATTCACCTTTGAGCAGTGAAGACTCCGATAGAGATTTGAAGGACCAGGACCCCAATGCTTTCAAAAAGAG AAACACTTTGCCAAGATGGACGAAACAGATTCGAGTTACACCAGGAATGGGAGTGGAAGGACCTCTTGATGATGGATATAGTTGGAGAAAATATGGCCAGAAAGATATCCTTGGAGCCTTGTACCCGAG GGGCTATTACAGATGTACCCACAGAAATGTTCAAGGCTGTATGGCAACAAAGCAAGTGCAAAGATCCGATGAAGACCCCACCATTTTCGAAATCACTTACCGAGGAAAACACACCTGCACAGTGGCCATTAACGTGGGTTCTTCATCACCAATTCCACTAGAAAACCAGGAACCAAGTTTGAACAACACAAATATTCCTCAGCATCAGCATCAGCAGAATATCCTGCAAAGccatgaacaacaacaaaacgaACTACTTCTGAGCCTGCGGAAAGGGTTGAGAGTCCAAACAGAAAACCTAGATTCCCCCGAACAACCATTAGTTCCATTCCGTTTCCCTTTGTCCACAAACATAAAAAACGAAAGCCATGTTTTTCCTTCCCCTGTGCTTGAAAACTTCACTTCTCCTTCTTATGTTTCCCCTGCTGCATCAGGAATAGGCCACTTTTCTGTGTCTCCAAGTGGAGTAGTGAACAGCTTTGAAGGGAACCCAAATTTGGCAAATTCTGAGTCTCAGATCAATGATATGATCCCTGCCACTACTACAACTTCAgcagctccaaactcatcaaCCGTTGGCTTAGAGTTTCCCTTTGACCAGTTTGAATTTGATGGCCAGAACTTCACATTCGATAACCCACGGTTTTTCTCTTGA
- the LOC114415520 gene encoding RNA polymerase sigma factor sigE, chloroplastic/mitochondrial — translation MGVVTVSSSAARTPLGLNTKFCNNRLKRPLIVAFKGDKHNDSALVATQEKIPVPVETAKKTQKKRIGKTNKLPKRESSPSSMDVDYNEAAAMLENLYKLSPASDNAECIDGKIKRVSRRGKKVVDESEEKELKGDWVVRNQNKNKKPKRLNLDQRISLKNNKSGDEVIPTRKKRNVGNKIEKIEELIREYSVSTDFVSMDWKRMRIPPVLSSSEHAWLFKLMQPMKALLQVKEDLQQELTREPADGELADATNMSITQVRKAIDVGQAARNKLIKHNLRLVLFVINKYFTDFASGPRFQDLCQAGVKGLITAIDRFEPNRRFRLSTYSLFWIRHAIIRSMTLSNFTRVPFGLESVRAEIQKAKTELTFELQRSPTEEEIIERVHISPERYHDVIKASKSILSLNSRHTTTQEEFINGIVDDDGVNGDNRKQPALLRLALDDVLDSLKPKESLVIRQRFGLDGKGDRTLGEIAGNLNISREMVRKHEVKALMKLKHSARLDYLRRYVV, via the exons ATGGGAGTTGTGACTGTTTCTAGCTCGGCTGCTCGGACTCCATTGGGATTGAATACAAAGTTTTGCAATAATCGTCTGAAGAGACCTTTAATTGTAGCATTTAAGGGGGATAAGCACAATGACTCAGCTTTGGTTGCAACACAAGAGAAAATTCCTGTGCCGGTTGAAACGGCGAAGAAGACGCAGAAAAAGAGGATAggaaaaactaacaaactaccTAAGAGAGAGAGTTCTCCATCTTCCATGGATGTGGACTACAATGAAGCTGCTGCCATGCTTGAAAATCTATACAAACTTAGCCCTGCTTCTGATAATGCAGAATGCATAGATGGTAAAATCAAAAGAGTCTCTCGGAGAGGGAAGAAGGTTGTTGATGAAAGTGAAGAAAAGGAGTTAAAGGGCGATTGGGTGGTCAGAAAccagaacaagaacaagaaacctAAACGATTGAATCTTGATCAGAGAATTTCATTaaagaataacaaaagtggGGACGAAGTCATTCCAACtcgaaagaaaagaaatgttGGGAACAAAATTGAGAAGATTGAAGAACTTATTCGGGAATATTCAGTATCAACTGATTTTGTCAGTATGGATTGGAAAAGAATGAGAATACCTCCCGTTCTTTCTTCTTCAGAGCATGCTTGGTTGTTCAAATTGATGCAACCTATGAAG GCACTGCTTCAAGTGAAAGAAGATTTACAGCAGGAGTTGACAAGAGAACCTGCAGATGGTGAACTAGCTGATGCAACAAACATGAGCATTACACAAGTAAGGAAAGCAATAGATGTTGGTCAAGCTGCAAGAAATAAACTCATAAAG CACAATCTCCGGCTTGTTTTGTTCgtgatcaacaaatattttACAGATTTTGCAAGTGGCCCTAGGTTTCAAGATCTTTGCCAGGCAGGAGTTAAGGGGCTTATAACAGCAATCGATCGTTTTGAGCCAAACAGGAGATTTCGGCTATCAACTTATAGTTTGTTTTGGATAAGACATGCTATCATTCGTTCAATGACCCTCTCAAACTTCACACGTGTTCCCTTTGGACTTGAATCG GTTCGAGCAGAAATTCAAAAAGCTAAAACTGAGTTAACATTTGAGCTTCAGAGGTCACCAACAGAGGAAGAAATAATAGAAAGAGTTCATATATCCCCTGAAAGATACCATGACGTAATTAAGGCATCAAAATCCATTCTTTCTCTGAACTCGAGACATACAACCACACAAGAGGAGTTCATTAATGGGATCGTTGATGATGATGGTGTTAATGGTGATAATAGGAAACAACCTGCTCTACTAAGGCTTGCTCTTGATGATGTG cttGATTCCCTGAAGCCGAAGGAGAGCTTGGTGATCAGACAGAGATTTGGACTTGATGGCAAGGGTGACAGAACATTGGGAGAAATTGCTGGGAACTTGAATATATCTAGGGAAATGGTTAGAAAGCACGAAGTCAAGGCTCTTATGAAGCTCAAGCATTCAGCTAGATTGGATTATCTTCGCCGTTATGTTGTATAA